The Enterococcus rotai genome includes a window with the following:
- a CDS encoding nucleoside deaminase: protein MNYMKMAADATVAGMEKKFGGPFGATLVRNGEVIVSVSNTMMKDTDPSAHAEMVAVREACKKLNTMDLSDCEIYATCEPCPMCVGAILWVGIKTVYYSNTREDAAKHGFSDMHLRNYLNGTDQSPLAMIHTGPCPECDSLWGTFDKIMAEDVEKVGGK, encoded by the coding sequence AAAGAAATTTGGGGGTCCGTTTGGTGCAACTTTAGTTAGAAATGGTGAAGTGATTGTTTCAGTTAGTAATACTATGATGAAAGATACTGATCCGTCAGCACATGCAGAAATGGTTGCTGTGCGAGAAGCATGTAAAAAATTAAATACGATGGATTTATCTGATTGTGAAATTTATGCAACATGTGAACCTTGTCCAATGTGTGTAGGCGCTATTTTATGGGTTGGGATCAAAACGGTTTATTATTCTAATACTAGAGAAGACGCAGCAAAGCATGGTTTTTCTGATATGCATTTACGAAACTATTTAAACGGAACAGATCAATCACCATTAGCAATGATTCATACAGGCCCTTGTCCTGAATGCGACTCGTTGTGGGGAACCTTTGATAAAATAATGGCAGAAGATGTGGAGAAAGTTGGCGGAAAATGA
- the arcC gene encoding carbamate kinase, with product MKRVVVALGGNAILESDPTAAAQQKIVQETAEALADLLTDEMELVIVHGNGPQVGNVVLQQAEADSEKNPAMPLDTCVAMTEGSIGYWLANSLTNVLEKRKITRNVAAIMTQVEVSPNDEGFTHPSKPIGPFLTESEAQELMKTTDAVYLEDAGRGFRKVVPSPEPVKIKESETIKLLLENGVITVACGGGGIPVIRSGSELKGTEAVIDKDLAAAKLAELIEADTLIILTGVANVFVHYNQPNQKALETVSISDIETYIEEGQFAPGSMLPKVEAAVKFVKRSPANKAVITSLENLVKERIGTVVEQKEPVSID from the coding sequence ATGAAACGAGTGGTTGTAGCATTAGGTGGTAATGCCATTTTAGAAAGTGATCCAACAGCTGCGGCACAACAAAAAATCGTGCAGGAGACTGCTGAAGCATTAGCGGATTTATTGACTGATGAAATGGAATTAGTAATTGTTCATGGCAATGGACCTCAAGTAGGGAACGTAGTCTTGCAGCAAGCTGAAGCTGATTCAGAAAAAAATCCAGCAATGCCATTAGATACATGTGTAGCGATGACAGAAGGTAGCATTGGGTATTGGTTAGCCAATTCATTAACAAATGTATTGGAAAAAAGAAAAATAACCCGAAATGTTGCAGCGATCATGACGCAAGTCGAAGTATCGCCAAATGATGAAGGATTTACGCATCCAAGTAAACCGATCGGGCCGTTTTTAACAGAATCAGAAGCGCAAGAATTAATGAAAACAACAGATGCTGTTTATCTGGAAGATGCAGGACGAGGTTTTCGCAAAGTGGTTCCATCTCCTGAACCAGTCAAAATCAAAGAAAGTGAGACAATCAAACTCTTATTAGAGAATGGTGTTATAACAGTTGCCTGTGGCGGGGGAGGAATTCCAGTTATTCGTTCAGGGAGTGAGTTGAAAGGAACTGAGGCAGTTATTGATAAGGATTTGGCAGCAGCAAAATTAGCTGAATTGATCGAAGCGGATACACTGATCATTTTAACTGGTGTAGCTAATGTTTTTGTTCATTATAATCAACCAAATCAAAAAGCCTTAGAAACAGTTAGTATTTCCGACATAGAAACGTATATTGAGGAAGGACAATTTGCTCCGGGAAGTATGTTGCCGAAAGTTGAGGCAGCTGTCAAATTTGTCAAACGAAGTCCAGCAAATAAAGCTGTAATCACATCACTAGAAAACTTAGTGAAAGAACGGATAGGAACAGTCGTTGAACAAAAAGAACCCGTCAGTATTGATTGA
- the efp gene encoding elongation factor P: protein MIAVSDLKAGMTFEQDGKLIRVMEASHHKPGKGNTVMRMKLKDVRTGATTDTTMRPDDKVKKAFIESKPVQYLYSQDDTANFMDLETYEQYEIPTSVIEYELKYLLENMEVKIQFYGSEVIGITLPTTVVLTVKETQPSIKGATVSGSGKPAVMETGLVVNVPDFIEVDEALEINTQEGTYLKRASK, encoded by the coding sequence ATGATAGCAGTAAGTGATCTTAAAGCAGGCATGACGTTTGAACAAGACGGCAAATTAATCCGTGTAATGGAAGCAAGCCACCATAAACCAGGTAAAGGGAATACGGTTATGCGTATGAAATTAAAAGATGTTCGTACTGGTGCTACAACGGACACAACTATGCGTCCTGATGATAAAGTCAAAAAAGCGTTTATCGAAAGTAAACCTGTTCAATATCTTTATAGCCAAGATGATACAGCGAACTTTATGGACCTTGAAACGTACGAACAATATGAGATTCCAACTTCTGTGATCGAATATGAATTGAAATATCTTTTAGAAAACATGGAAGTAAAAATCCAATTTTACGGATCAGAAGTAATCGGAATCACATTACCTACGACGGTTGTGTTAACAGTTAAAGAAACTCAACCATCGATCAAAGGCGCAACGGTTTCAGGTTCAGGTAAACCAGCTGTGATGGAAACAGGCTTAGTTGTCAACGTTCCTGACTTTATCGAAGTAGATGAAGCGTTAGAAATCAACACACAAGAAGGTACGTATTTAAAACGTGCGTCAAAATAA
- a CDS encoding cation:proton antiporter — protein MGFLLTLCLVLLFTKLAGHFCNRVGIPSVIGELLVGILIGPALLGWIKPDDFMHYFSEIGVIILMFIAGLESDLELLKKYWRPALAVALLGIVFPAAMGFGVGEMFQFSVQNSIFLGVLFSATSVSISVQVLKDLKKIDTEEGATILGAAVVDDIVVVLILGVMLSLMNRSAPGEGLPMWEVLLLKVFFFVVIFAASKWLVPWLLNLSKKLIAIEAVSAVSLVICLGFAYFAEMLDMGAIIGAFFAGVAIAQTDYRKAVDEKLETIGYTVFIPMFFVSIGLNMTFTGMSKHFLFILVLTVVAVLSKLLGGALGARATGFKGVSTLIIGSGMVSRGEMALIIAQVGLTSSFLSEEYYSSVIIVIIATTIIAPLLLKATIMKQEKQLNY, from the coding sequence ATGGGTTTTTTATTAACGTTATGTCTGGTCTTATTGTTTACTAAACTTGCTGGACATTTTTGTAATCGGGTAGGGATCCCTTCTGTGATCGGCGAATTACTAGTAGGGATTTTAATTGGACCAGCGTTGTTAGGTTGGATTAAACCAGATGATTTTATGCATTATTTTTCTGAAATTGGTGTTATTATTTTGATGTTTATTGCAGGCTTAGAAAGTGATCTGGAATTGTTGAAAAAATATTGGCGGCCAGCACTAGCAGTAGCGCTTTTAGGAATTGTCTTTCCAGCTGCGATGGGATTTGGTGTGGGGGAGATGTTTCAGTTTTCTGTACAGAATTCAATTTTCCTAGGCGTTTTGTTTAGTGCAACTTCTGTTAGTATTTCTGTTCAAGTATTAAAAGACCTGAAAAAAATAGATACCGAAGAAGGTGCAACCATCCTAGGTGCAGCAGTTGTCGATGATATTGTGGTCGTTTTGATTTTAGGTGTTATGTTGAGCCTGATGAATCGCTCTGCACCAGGTGAAGGCTTGCCAATGTGGGAAGTGTTACTCTTAAAAGTCTTCTTCTTTGTTGTGATTTTTGCTGCTAGTAAGTGGTTGGTCCCTTGGTTATTGAATTTAAGTAAAAAGCTGATTGCAATTGAGGCTGTATCGGCGGTTTCTTTAGTTATATGTTTAGGCTTTGCTTATTTTGCAGAAATGTTGGATATGGGCGCGATCATTGGCGCGTTCTTTGCAGGTGTGGCCATTGCACAGACGGATTACCGTAAAGCAGTTGATGAGAAATTAGAGACGATAGGCTACACTGTATTTATTCCGATGTTTTTTGTTTCTATTGGGTTGAATATGACTTTTACAGGCATGTCAAAGCATTTTCTTTTTATCCTCGTCTTAACCGTTGTAGCGGTCTTGTCTAAATTGTTAGGTGGTGCTTTAGGCGCACGTGCGACGGGCTTCAAAGGGGTTTCGACCTTGATCATTGGTTCGGGAATGGTATCTAGAGGGGAAATGGCATTAATCATTGCACAAGTTGGTCTAACGTCAAGTTTCCTTTCAGAAGAGTATTATTCTTCTGTGATCATTGTTATTATTGCCACAACGATTATCGCGCCTTTATTATTGAAAGCCACGATCATGAAACAAGAAAAACAACTTAATTACTAA